Below is a genomic region from Chloroflexota bacterium.
AGGGCCTACGAGGTTCGCTATGGGAACCTCGCGAGGCCTCTGGAACAACACCAGGTGGAGTGACATGTACTCATAACCGTCATGCCCGCGCACGTCAGCACGTGAGCTAGACGATGCGTGAGCTAAAGCGATTCCTGATAGAGACCAGGAGTTTGCCAGCAGCATCGCCGCTCGTGTGGCCACCTTCAAACCCCTGTCTTCAAAGTGGTATCACTTTAGACGATCCGGCCTAGCACGCCAGCAGGCGGACCGAGAGGTCGGCGTACCGTGACGCTAGCAAGCGGTGCGAGAGCTAGGTAAGGCCACCGAGAGGTGTGAGGCAGGCGGGCATCCATCCGGTGGCTGGGGCAATTCGTGAATTCGCGGCCCCATTCGTGGACGGCCTTCGCGGGGAGTGACGGCAGCCATGACGCGTTATGCTGAAAACATCATGACCGTGCGAGACGGCACCGCAATAGTGCCGGTGCAGGCACTGCCGTCAGCATCGAAAAAGACACCATCAGGCAACTCCAGCTCGCCCTGCAAAGCACCCGCATTGACGGCGATCAGCACACGATCCTGCTTGAAAGCTTTCTCCGCCAGCCATAGCCCCCGTGCATCATCCAGCGCAAGAGTGACGATCTCCCCGTAGACCAATGCCCGATGCCGGCGGCGGAAACGGATCAGGCTCTTGAAATCTGCCAGCAGCTCTTTATCCTGGCTCGCTCCCCATAACATGGGATGGCGCGCCTCCTCCCGCCAGGGTCCCTTGGACCGGGGTTGGCTGAGACCAACCTCCGTGCCGTAGTAAAGAACGGGCGTGCCACCGAATGCCATCAACAATCCGACAGCCAATCGAAGTCGTCTTTTGTCGTCGCCAACCATCCACAGAAAGCGGTTCATATCGTGATTATCAAGGAAGGTCGGGCGGGAGAAGCCGGCCGGGAAAAATCGCTGTGTGCGCTCGAGGGAGGTGGCCAGCCAGCTAATAGGGTCCTCTTCCGGGTTGCGAGAGCCGACAATACGCCGGACCAGTCGGGTGAAACCGAAGTCCAGACAGCCATCCAGACGTCCGCTGTAGGTGCGCAGGGCGTCGCTACCCAGGGTCACTTCACCGAAAACCCAGCATTCGGGATCGATCTCCTTGCAATGCGCCCCAAAGGCGCTCCAAAAATCGTGGCTGGGGCCCGCAGCGTAGTCGAGTCGGTAGCCGTCGACGTGATATTCGGTCAGCCAGAAGCGCGCTGCTTCCAGCATATAAGCCCGGGCACCGGGATTGTCCAGGTCGATCTGGGGCATATTCCGGGCGGTAAAAAAGGTGCGGTAGCCATGCATGTACTCAGGCCCAAAACTGTACCATGAGCGATAGGGGCTATCGAAATCCTGAAGCGCCTCCTGAAAGGGCACAAACTCGTCGCTGGTATGGTTGGTGACAAAGTCCAGAACGATACGCAGGTTGCGCCTGTGGGCCTCCCGCACCAGCTCGGCCAGATCCTCGTTGCTGCCGAATCTCGGATCGACCCTGAAATAGTCCACCGTATCGTATCCGTGATAGGAAGTCGTCGCGAAAACCGGCGTCAACCAGATGGCAGTCACGCCAAGATCGGCGATGTAATCCAGGTGATCAATCACGCCCCGTAGATTGCCACCTGAGAACTGCTCCATCTCAGCCGGTTCCAGCCAGCGACTCCCGACCGGTGCAAAACGATCGACGAAAACCTGATAGAGAATGGCCTCTTGAGCCCACGCCGGGGTCTTGAAACGATCCACCGAGTAACCGTAGAGGGTTGGCCGTTCTATCGTGCCATCGATATTCATCTCCCGGCTCCAGTGGGAGATGGCGGGATCCTGGCTATGCCAACCCTCGATGCGATAGCGCACTTGGCTCCCTTCCGGCTGCCCGGGAATCGTGCCTCGCCATAGGTCGCTGTAGTCCCAGAAGGAGGGTTGCCATTGAGTTTCTACCCGATGCAATGGAATGGCCAAGCCATGAATCGCATCCCCTTGACTGCCCGCGGGGTCGCTGCCATCGGTAGTGACGTAGGCGGTCACGCGGTCGACCAGCACATCCCGGCCCGCGCTGACGCTGATCGTTACCGGCTGGCCGGGCATAGGATCCAGGGGATCGATATCATGCTGGTGCCGGATACCACACCAGCGGCGCCGGATGGCCTCCAGCGTATTATCATCGGCCTCCAGCCGCCCGAAGACAAAGTCCTCCATGACGGCATTTGAATCGCCTTGTTGTTCGCTCATAGAACAATCTCCATGGTCATCCGGAAAAAGAGCGAGAGCCTGGAAAACCCAGACTCTCCTCGCTGCAAAATAGGCGTTTTCGAGATCTAAATCGACAAAACGATCATGTTGACTTGTCTAC
It encodes:
- a CDS encoding alpha-amylase family glycosyl hydrolase — protein: MSEQQGDSNAVMEDFVFGRLEADDNTLEAIRRRWCGIRHQHDIDPLDPMPGQPVTISVSAGRDVLVDRVTAYVTTDGSDPAGSQGDAIHGLAIPLHRVETQWQPSFWDYSDLWRGTIPGQPEGSQVRYRIEGWHSQDPAISHWSREMNIDGTIERPTLYGYSVDRFKTPAWAQEAILYQVFVDRFAPVGSRWLEPAEMEQFSGGNLRGVIDHLDYIADLGVTAIWLTPVFATTSYHGYDTVDYFRVDPRFGSNEDLAELVREAHRRNLRIVLDFVTNHTSDEFVPFQEALQDFDSPYRSWYSFGPEYMHGYRTFFTARNMPQIDLDNPGARAYMLEAARFWLTEYHVDGYRLDYAAGPSHDFWSAFGAHCKEIDPECWVFGEVTLGSDALRTYSGRLDGCLDFGFTRLVRRIVGSRNPEEDPISWLATSLERTQRFFPAGFSRPTFLDNHDMNRFLWMVGDDKRRLRLAVGLLMAFGGTPVLYYGTEVGLSQPRSKGPWREEARHPMLWGASQDKELLADFKSLIRFRRRHRALVYGEIVTLALDDARGLWLAEKAFKQDRVLIAVNAGALQGELELPDGVFFDADGSACTGTIAVPSRTVMMFSA